Proteins encoded together in one Dermacentor variabilis isolate Ectoservices chromosome 2, ASM5094787v1, whole genome shotgun sequence window:
- the LOC142570618 gene encoding uncharacterized protein LOC142570618, whose translation MHAQCRRNLSVAGISPQRNKINLIFEDFTKGIDFCVAAFLPGDLKIMVATLIHVVLSEGPYGPQGRFFGGFRGPLLGAAATPGISSVEPVYPPQPYSFGYDNVDEFGTQSYHKEQSDANNVKTGTYGYRDASGIYRRVSYVADANGFRATVDTNEPGTAPGYSADAVFNAKPVRVPAVAKSASAPVPTYAAPFAFVQAPWSG comes from the exons ATGCATGCACAGTGCAGAAGAAATCTCTCGGTGGCAGGTATCTCGCCTCAGCGCAACAAGATAAACCTTATATTTGAAG ACTTTACTAAGGGCATTGACTTCTGCGTTGCTGCATTTTTGCCTGGCgacctcaag ATCATGGTCGCTACCCTCATCCACGTCGTCCTCTCTGAGGGTCCATATGGACCACAGGGCCGCTTCTTCGGCGGCTTTCGCGGACCTCTCCTAGGAGCAGCCGCCACCCCAGGCATCTCCTCGGTCGAGCCAGTCTAC CCCCCGCAGCCATACAGCTTTGGCTACGATAACGTGGACGAGTTCGGCACGCAGTCCTACCACAAGGAACAGAGCGACGCCAACAACGTTAAGACCGGAACGTACGGATACCGCGACGCCAGCGGCATCTACCGGCGTGTGTCTTACGTGGCGGACGCCAATGGCTTCCGCGCCACCGTCGACACCAACGAGCCGGGAACGGCCCCTGGCTACAGCGCTGACGCAGTATTCAATGCCAAACCGGTCCGCGTTCCTGCTGTAGCAAAGTCGGCGTCAGCTCCGGTCCCTACCTATGCTGCGCCATTTGCCTTCGTCCAGGCTCCCTGGTCCGGCTGA